In Dyadobacter sp. NIV53, a single window of DNA contains:
- a CDS encoding LytTR family DNA-binding domain-containing protein encodes MKAVIIEDESLVARELQSKIFSTASDVEVIKILQSLESAIAWFKQHEQPDILFMDIQLGDGVSFELMDHIEITCPVIFTTAYDEYAIRAFKVNGADYLLKPVDQSELKKAIDKCRVLVGKNNNLQTDIQQLLHTMTHPSEVKSAYKKKFLVSLRNQWIPINTEDIACFTKDTIHFLYTLRGDRHVIDFTTMEDIEELLDPRKFFRANRQSIINIEAIQGIKFHENQKLTVLLKSPLKLEMDISREKAPAFKKWFDN; translated from the coding sequence ATGAAAGCAGTAATCATAGAAGATGAAAGTCTGGTAGCGCGGGAGCTGCAAAGTAAAATCTTTTCAACTGCATCCGACGTAGAGGTAATTAAAATTTTACAAAGCCTTGAATCGGCAATTGCCTGGTTTAAGCAGCACGAACAGCCGGATATTCTGTTCATGGATATTCAGCTCGGTGATGGCGTAAGTTTTGAGCTGATGGACCATATTGAAATTACCTGTCCGGTTATTTTCACTACCGCTTACGATGAATATGCGATCAGGGCATTCAAAGTAAATGGCGCGGATTATTTGCTTAAACCCGTTGATCAGTCCGAATTAAAAAAAGCAATTGATAAATGCCGCGTTCTGGTGGGTAAAAATAATAATTTACAAACCGACATTCAGCAGCTTTTACATACCATGACGCACCCTTCGGAAGTGAAGTCTGCATATAAAAAGAAATTTCTGGTAAGTCTGAGAAATCAATGGATTCCCATTAACACCGAAGATATTGCCTGTTTTACGAAGGACACCATTCATTTTCTTTATACACTGCGAGGTGACCGGCATGTAATTGACTTTACGACCATGGAAGATATCGAAGAGTTGCTCGATCCGCGTAAATTTTTTCGAGCAAACCGCCAGTCCATCATTAATATTGAAGCGATTCAGGGAATAAAGTTTCATGAAAACCAGAAACTGACCGTTTTGTTAAAAAGCCCCTTAAAATTGGAAATGGATATCAGCCGGGAAAAAGCACCTGCATTTAAGAAATGGTTTGATAACTGA
- a CDS encoding helix-turn-helix domain-containing protein — protein MTITDNIRAIRESLNLTQEVIADRLNTTRSNYAYLENRGEKLTIEQLTNISKALGVSINEVLYRGSSELNDVKWINDTKKKLTDIQEQNEYLRDLVAFYKEKDKNLKDKIKSHLMQDYYELADKHFIGRVRVKDLKTKKEIIYSNTEFNEYTKKLSANDFQKFEELFDETKYKIQNLYDGPETKKLMNLAVKEENFMNEIFRYNLLGLVESEFLLNIFQLFLDKIYGKKNENDEAG, from the coding sequence ATGACTATAACAGATAACATCCGAGCGATAAGAGAAAGCCTTAATTTGACACAAGAAGTGATAGCAGACAGGCTAAATACTACAAGGTCCAACTATGCCTATCTTGAAAATAGAGGTGAAAAATTAACTATTGAACAGCTTACTAACATATCAAAAGCCCTGGGTGTATCTATAAATGAGGTTCTTTACAGGGGTAGTTCTGAATTGAATGATGTCAAATGGATAAACGACACTAAAAAGAAGTTAACCGACATTCAGGAACAGAATGAATATTTAAGAGACCTTGTAGCTTTTTATAAAGAAAAAGACAAAAATTTGAAGGATAAGATAAAAAGCCATCTTATGCAGGATTATTATGAATTGGCTGACAAGCACTTTATTGGTAGGGTCAGAGTAAAAGATCTCAAAACCAAAAAGGAAATTATCTATTCTAACACCGAGTTTAATGAATATACGAAAAAATTGTCTGCCAATGACTTTCAAAAATTTGAAGAACTTTTTGATGAGACAAAATACAAAATACAGAATTTGTATGATGGACCTGAAACTAAAAAATTAATGAATTTGGCAGTTAAAGAAGAAAATTTTATGAATGAAATATTTAGATATAATCTTCTTGGGCTAGTTGAATCTGAATTTTTACTGAATATTTTTCAGTTATTTCTTGATAAGATATATGGTAAGAAAAACGAGAATGATGAAGCAGGATGA
- a CDS encoding helix-turn-helix transcriptional regulator has translation MQTSIKIAIDRYENNIGCRIKPDRLFYNKIGINQKRFGQLLRGEKEPLISEAKSLAKFLGTSIDELCNNIKPGHYSK, from the coding sequence ATGCAAACATCAATCAAAATTGCAATTGACCGATATGAAAATAATATCGGATGTAGAATTAAGCCTGATCGTCTTTTCTATAATAAGATTGGAATAAATCAAAAGAGGTTTGGACAACTCTTAAGAGGTGAAAAGGAGCCACTAATAAGTGAGGCTAAAAGTCTTGCAAAATTTTTAGGTACATCAATAGATGAACTCTGCAACAACATAAAGCCCGGCCACTACTCGAAATAG
- a CDS encoding site-specific integrase, whose protein sequence is MSEKNMLDLLNYFKRKYAQDYAVKIVQFFRSIYTYAVSKGMVEKNPLTSIRLEKLGEYDTTHLTQDEVKRISNFNFYKLNLPAESLKVLDEERDALIFTCYTGLHHSDYKNGAFELIEYNGRTWISGYRVKSKGGRRDKPYSIPLHPLALAIVDKYGGIDKLPKRNNSKRNQILKNIAAYTNIKVNLTTKIARKTLADYCLNTLQMRQEVLASILGHVSTKFIKHYAKISNSSIDEAMQFDNLNSKLDDTENHK, encoded by the coding sequence ATTTCAGAGAAGAATATGCTTGATCTTTTAAATTATTTTAAAAGGAAATATGCTCAAGACTATGCAGTAAAAATTGTACAGTTTTTCCGATCTATTTATACTTATGCAGTATCAAAAGGAATGGTTGAAAAAAATCCTCTTACAAGCATTAGACTTGAGAAGCTTGGTGAATATGACACAACACACCTAACACAAGATGAGGTGAAGAGGATTTCTAATTTTAATTTTTACAAATTAAATCTTCCTGCCGAATCATTAAAAGTTTTGGACGAAGAAAGAGACGCTTTAATTTTTACCTGCTATACTGGATTACACCATTCAGACTATAAAAATGGAGCCTTTGAATTAATTGAATATAATGGACGTACATGGATATCAGGTTATAGGGTTAAGTCGAAAGGAGGAAGACGAGATAAGCCGTATTCTATTCCCTTACATCCATTGGCATTGGCAATTGTTGATAAATATGGAGGAATTGATAAGTTGCCTAAGCGCAATAATTCAAAGCGAAACCAGATACTTAAAAATATAGCTGCATACACTAATATTAAAGTCAATTTAACGACTAAAATAGCGCGAAAAACATTAGCTGATTATTGCTTAAATACTCTTCAAATGAGGCAAGAAGTATTAGCCTCAATACTCGGTCATGTTTCTACAAAGTTTATAAAACACTATGCTAAAATAAGCAACAGTTCAATTGATGAGGCTATGCAATTTGATAACTTAAATTCTAAATTAGATGATACTGAAAATCACAAATAA
- a CDS encoding DUF5906 domain-containing protein, which produces MVFTPDKTGNTFRTYDKRQKGTIIDDYGRRSIQFVKKYEGFCNVASHVNFQPEIKGFFNKYHPLSHKPSSGKFETITSVLSHVFGDKINFILDYLHLLYMKPTQRLPVLLLESKEKNTGKSTFGTLLKIIFEDNAIKLGNNDFESEFNEIWVSKLCIIVDETSLEKKA; this is translated from the coding sequence TTGGTATTTACACCTGATAAGACAGGGAATACTTTTCGGACTTATGATAAACGTCAGAAAGGTACAATCATTGATGATTACGGTAGAAGAAGCATACAATTTGTAAAGAAGTATGAAGGATTTTGTAATGTAGCTTCTCACGTCAATTTTCAACCTGAAATTAAAGGCTTTTTCAATAAGTATCATCCTTTAAGCCACAAACCTAGCAGTGGTAAATTTGAAACCATTACAAGCGTTCTTTCACACGTCTTTGGTGATAAAATCAACTTTATATTAGACTACCTACATTTATTATATATGAAGCCTACTCAACGGCTTCCAGTTTTACTTTTAGAGTCAAAAGAGAAGAATACAGGTAAGAGTACTTTTGGTACACTACTTAAAATAATATTTGAAGATAACGCAATTAAGTTAGGTAATAACGATTTTGAAAGTGAGTTCAATGAGATATGGGTTAGCAAACTATGTATTATTGTAGACGAGACATCCCTAGAAAAAAAGGCATAA